A single window of Syntrophotalea acetylenica DNA harbors:
- a CDS encoding ATP-binding protein, whose protein sequence is MRGKSTVFVWKQGWEQMFGFRHATLKKKLTGLMMLTCAVVLVLSASAFMAVEIVSFRRNMVEHNYALAEVLAANSTIVLTLRNKQVGDQVMSSLLQQPHINRAYIFTLRYQVVTHYLRPQKNHGAPGQWSAGMDPSTFELLARTVETDQRVHSFSPRSLAVVVPVRHMGRTIGMVYLQSGLGEFYLWLRSYALSVLAVLALSCLTGYFVARYLQSLVSRPILHLANKMRVVSGSQDFSVRVVNPANDEVGVLFQGFNRMLEQLESRDKQLEEYRYHLEEQVLKQTRELRETNDELHQTVEQLARARQAAEAANQAKSRFLANMSHEIRTPMIGVIGVSELLLKTGLDGQQRELAHMIQGSGESLLNILNDILDFSKIEAGRLVLETVPFNLLAVVEEPVALLAKAAHDKNLELICRIDPGTPVSLLGDPARLRQIVFNLVGNAVKFTERGDVTVRFGCREEDDSGACIYLEVRDTGIGIEPEAQQRIFESFSQADSSTTRHFGGTGLGLAIVKQLIEHMGGHIHLESARGDGSVFTCCIPLQKHEDRCWPGTVPPPGQAAAKALVAVAHTGLRDMLVEQLDAMHLAVETLSLNAPLSDEMIADSCRGANLRLVLTDACLLRDNPVLHDHFEKNCPKNCRRVVMTPRGLLCPEGGSGSLWEVLVKPVCPSQLHRMVAGLPVDVVACEPETAATVSGLAENGQKFVQRPRVLLAEDNPTTRRMITISLQSRGCQVVAAENGEQAVAEAMEQIFDLILMDCQMPIMDGYQAAAQLRHAGIKAPIIALTAHSRGEIDDQCRQCGMDDYLAKPFKHEHLFRLIRKWVPGSPERNDASLLAPDDWINHAPRN, encoded by the coding sequence ATGCGCGGCAAAAGCACCGTTTTCGTATGGAAACAGGGTTGGGAGCAGATGTTCGGATTCCGTCACGCCACGCTCAAAAAGAAACTGACGGGCCTTATGATGCTGACCTGCGCCGTGGTACTGGTGTTGTCCGCCAGCGCATTCATGGCGGTGGAAATCGTCTCGTTCCGACGTAACATGGTAGAACATAATTACGCGCTGGCCGAGGTTCTGGCCGCCAATAGCACCATTGTTCTGACCCTCAGAAACAAACAGGTCGGCGACCAGGTGATGTCCTCGCTGCTGCAACAGCCGCATATCAACCGCGCCTACATCTTTACCCTGCGCTATCAGGTCGTAACCCATTATCTGCGCCCCCAGAAGAACCACGGCGCACCCGGACAATGGAGCGCCGGGATGGACCCTTCCACCTTCGAACTGCTCGCCCGGACGGTCGAGACGGATCAAAGAGTTCATTCTTTTTCTCCCCGCTCCCTGGCGGTTGTTGTTCCGGTGCGGCATATGGGCCGCACCATCGGCATGGTCTATCTGCAGTCCGGCCTCGGTGAGTTTTATCTGTGGCTGAGATCGTATGCCCTGAGCGTCCTGGCGGTGCTTGCCCTGTCATGCCTTACGGGCTATTTTGTCGCAAGGTATCTGCAGAGTCTGGTGTCCCGCCCGATCCTGCATCTTGCGAACAAGATGCGCGTGGTATCGGGCAGCCAGGATTTCTCCGTGCGGGTGGTCAATCCTGCCAACGACGAGGTTGGCGTTCTGTTCCAGGGATTCAACCGGATGCTTGAACAGCTCGAAAGCCGCGACAAACAGCTGGAAGAGTACCGTTACCATCTGGAAGAGCAGGTTCTGAAACAGACCCGGGAGTTGCGTGAGACCAACGATGAACTACATCAAACGGTCGAACAACTCGCCAGGGCGCGGCAAGCGGCCGAGGCTGCCAATCAGGCCAAATCAAGGTTTCTGGCCAATATGAGCCATGAAATCCGCACACCTATGATCGGTGTTATCGGCGTGTCCGAGCTTCTTCTGAAGACCGGACTGGATGGCCAGCAACGAGAGCTGGCGCATATGATACAGGGCTCCGGCGAATCCCTGTTGAACATTCTCAACGATATTCTTGACTTTTCCAAGATTGAAGCCGGGCGACTGGTGCTGGAGACGGTTCCTTTCAATCTGCTGGCAGTTGTCGAAGAACCGGTGGCGCTGCTGGCCAAGGCCGCCCATGACAAAAACCTGGAGCTGATATGCCGCATTGATCCCGGCACCCCCGTTTCCCTGCTCGGCGATCCAGCCCGCCTGCGGCAAATTGTGTTCAATCTGGTCGGCAATGCCGTCAAGTTTACCGAACGGGGAGACGTGACGGTCCGCTTTGGCTGCAGGGAAGAGGATGACTCCGGGGCTTGCATTTACCTGGAGGTAAGGGATACCGGCATCGGCATCGAGCCCGAGGCCCAGCAAAGGATTTTCGAATCTTTTTCGCAGGCGGACAGTTCGACCACCAGGCATTTTGGCGGAACCGGGCTCGGCCTGGCGATTGTCAAACAACTGATTGAGCACATGGGGGGACATATTCACCTTGAAAGCGCCAGGGGGGACGGGTCGGTGTTTACCTGCTGCATCCCTTTGCAAAAGCACGAAGACAGGTGCTGGCCGGGGACAGTTCCGCCACCGGGACAGGCTGCGGCAAAAGCGCTGGTGGCCGTGGCTCATACGGGGCTTCGCGATATGCTGGTGGAACAACTCGACGCCATGCATCTCGCTGTGGAGACCCTCTCCCTCAATGCTCCTTTGAGCGATGAAATGATTGCGGACTCATGTCGCGGGGCCAACCTGCGGCTGGTGCTGACGGATGCCTGTTTGCTGCGGGACAACCCTGTACTGCATGATCACTTCGAAAAAAACTGCCCAAAAAACTGCCGTCGGGTGGTGATGACCCCGCGTGGTCTTCTCTGCCCCGAAGGGGGCAGCGGTTCCCTGTGGGAGGTGCTGGTAAAGCCCGTATGTCCGTCACAATTGCACAGAATGGTTGCGGGGTTGCCGGTAGATGTTGTTGCATGCGAACCGGAGACGGCAGCGACGGTTTCAGGACTGGCGGAAAACGGGCAGAAGTTCGTCCAGAGGCCGCGCGTCTTGCTGGCTGAAGACAATCCCACCACCCGCCGCATGATTACCATCAGCCTGCAGAGTCGTGGTTGCCAAGTGGTTGCCGCGGAAAATGGCGAACAGGCGGTTGCTGAAGCCATGGAGCAGATTTTTGACTTGATACTGATGGATTGCCAGATGCCAATCATGGATGGTTACCAGGCCGCGGCGCAATTGCGTCATGCCGGCATCAAGGCTCCCATCATCGCTCTGACGGCTCACTCCCGAGGCGAAATCGATGACCAATGCCGCCAGTGCGGTATGGACGACTATCTGGCAAAGCCGTTCAAACACGAGCATTTGTTCCGGCTGATCCGGAAGTGGGTGCCCGGCAGCCCTGAAAGAAACGATGCGTCTTTGCTTGCTCCCGATGATTGGATAAATCATGCGCCCCGGAATTAA
- a CDS encoding metal-dependent transcriptional regulator: MERSERAEDLLEAVWIAVVEEGDNSASFEALNVKADDAALLDLERKALVEIKGERVYLRSEGRLAGEKVVRRHRLAERLMMDILDLKGSNANAKACEFEHLLNEGVDTRICTLLNHPTTCPHGRPIPPGECCRAARRAADIGVVPLTEMKVGQEGEIAYLATSDAKKMQKLMSLGVLPGNRVRLNRRFPSFIFHVGNSEFAVDEQLAREIFIRTGKSE, translated from the coding sequence ATGGAACGCTCGGAAAGGGCTGAAGATTTGCTGGAAGCCGTTTGGATCGCGGTCGTTGAAGAGGGGGACAACTCGGCCTCCTTCGAAGCGCTGAATGTCAAGGCCGACGATGCGGCGCTGCTGGATCTCGAACGTAAGGCCCTGGTTGAAATCAAGGGAGAGCGGGTCTATCTGCGCTCCGAAGGACGCCTGGCCGGCGAAAAAGTGGTGCGTCGCCACCGTCTGGCCGAGCGTCTGATGATGGATATTCTTGATCTCAAAGGCAGCAATGCCAATGCCAAGGCCTGTGAATTCGAGCATCTCCTCAACGAAGGGGTCGATACCCGAATCTGCACCCTTCTGAATCACCCCACAACCTGTCCCCACGGCCGTCCCATTCCTCCCGGTGAGTGTTGCCGGGCTGCACGGCGCGCGGCGGACATCGGCGTCGTGCCCCTCACCGAAATGAAGGTGGGGCAGGAGGGCGAGATTGCCTATCTAGCCACCAGCGATGCCAAAAAAATGCAGAAACTGATGTCTCTGGGCGTGTTGCCGGGCAATCGGGTACGGCTCAACCGACGGTTTCCTTCCTTCATTTTTCATGTTGGCAACTCTGAGTTTGCCGTGGACGAGCAGCTGGCGCGGGAGATTTTCATTCGTACCGGCAAAAGCGAATAG
- the feoB gene encoding ferrous iron transport protein B, which produces MAGQTEVASTVRKIVLVGSPNVGKSVLFNALTGAYTVVSNYPGTSVEVSRGNCEIEGVSYQVLDTPGMYSLLPITEEERVGREILLKEKAHTVVHVIDARNLERMLPMTLQLVEAGLPVVLLVNIMDEAERRGMRIDIPLLQEKLGIPVIGGAMARKRGLSELRQVIADYDPAVKAVFGYSRELEKDIAKVSEHLKGDYTLVPRSMGLLLLQKDEDAWKLVRAAECCDNLKTIEAAVNETVYERRLDLNLRISLERKRICRAILEEVIYQQADRKPGFFEKLAAWTINPWTGFPLLLLALYFGIYLFVGSFGAGTLVDLLEGQLFENYLNPWVIDLVHRLTDWYWLRELLVGEYGIFTLGVRYAVALVLPIVGTFFLAFSIMEDVGYFPRLAMLVDRIFKKIGLNGRAVIPMVLGFGCDTMATMVTRTLETVRERIIVTLLLALAIPCSAQLGVIMGLLSGVPGALPTWIACITVVFLLVGLLSARLLPGERPMFYMELPPMRLPQARNVVIKTVSRMQWYFLEIFPLFIFASVLLWAGKMTGGLNALVRGMSPAIAALGLPAKTTAAFIFGFFRRDFGAAGLYDMHAQGLLTPRQLTVAAVTMTLFVPCIAQFLMMKKERGWKVSAGIFLLVTLLAFSVGWSLNVVLGFTGWLV; this is translated from the coding sequence ATGGCAGGTCAAACAGAAGTTGCTTCCACCGTCCGCAAGATTGTGCTGGTCGGTAGTCCGAATGTCGGCAAAAGTGTTCTTTTCAACGCCCTGACCGGGGCGTATACGGTTGTGTCCAATTATCCCGGCACCTCCGTGGAGGTATCCCGGGGCAATTGTGAAATCGAAGGGGTTTCCTATCAGGTGCTCGACACGCCGGGCATGTATTCACTGTTGCCGATTACAGAAGAAGAACGTGTCGGCCGGGAAATTCTCCTGAAGGAAAAAGCCCACACCGTCGTTCATGTTATCGATGCCCGCAATCTCGAGCGCATGCTGCCCATGACCCTGCAGTTGGTGGAGGCCGGGCTTCCGGTGGTGCTGCTGGTCAATATTATGGATGAAGCCGAACGACGGGGAATGCGTATTGACATTCCGCTGTTGCAGGAAAAACTCGGCATCCCCGTGATAGGTGGGGCCATGGCGCGAAAACGTGGTTTGAGCGAATTGCGCCAGGTCATAGCCGACTACGATCCTGCCGTGAAAGCGGTGTTCGGCTATTCCCGTGAACTGGAAAAGGATATTGCCAAGGTTTCGGAACATCTCAAAGGCGATTACACCCTGGTGCCGCGTTCCATGGGCTTGCTGCTGCTGCAGAAGGACGAGGATGCCTGGAAGCTGGTGCGGGCCGCCGAATGTTGCGACAACCTGAAGACCATCGAGGCGGCGGTCAACGAAACGGTTTACGAGCGGCGCCTGGATCTGAACTTGCGCATCAGCCTTGAACGCAAAAGGATCTGTCGCGCCATTCTGGAAGAAGTCATTTATCAGCAGGCCGATCGAAAACCGGGCTTTTTCGAAAAGCTGGCGGCCTGGACCATCAATCCCTGGACCGGCTTCCCCCTGCTGCTACTGGCGCTTTATTTCGGCATTTATCTGTTTGTGGGCAGTTTCGGTGCCGGCACCCTGGTGGACCTGCTTGAAGGGCAGCTGTTCGAAAATTACCTGAACCCCTGGGTGATTGACCTGGTGCATCGGCTTACGGACTGGTACTGGCTGCGGGAACTGCTGGTCGGCGAATACGGTATATTCACCCTTGGAGTGCGCTATGCGGTAGCTCTGGTACTGCCGATCGTCGGCACTTTCTTTCTGGCTTTTTCCATCATGGAGGATGTCGGCTATTTCCCACGCCTGGCCATGCTTGTGGATCGGATCTTTAAAAAAATCGGGCTGAACGGCCGGGCGGTAATACCCATGGTGTTGGGTTTCGGATGCGACACCATGGCGACCATGGTAACGCGAACACTGGAAACGGTGCGTGAAAGGATCATCGTCACGCTGTTGCTGGCGCTGGCAATTCCCTGCAGTGCTCAGCTCGGAGTTATCATGGGCCTGCTTTCCGGCGTGCCGGGCGCCTTGCCGACCTGGATCGCCTGCATAACGGTTGTTTTTCTGCTGGTGGGCCTGCTGTCCGCCCGTCTGTTGCCGGGAGAGCGCCCCATGTTCTACATGGAGTTGCCGCCCATGCGGTTGCCCCAGGCCCGTAATGTTGTCATAAAGACGGTGAGCCGCATGCAGTGGTATTTTCTGGAAATCTTTCCGTTGTTCATCTTCGCTTCGGTTCTGCTGTGGGCCGGCAAGATGACCGGCGGACTGAATGCCCTGGTGCGGGGCATGTCACCTGCCATAGCCGCACTGGGGCTGCCCGCAAAAACCACCGCCGCCTTCATTTTCGGTTTTTTCCGGCGTGATTTCGGTGCTGCCGGACTTTACGACATGCACGCCCAGGGATTGCTGACGCCGCGCCAATTGACTGTGGCAGCCGTCACCATGACACTGTTTGTGCCTTGCATCGCCCAGTTCCTCATGATGAAGAAGGAGCGTGGCTGGAAGGTCTCCGCCGGCATCTTCCTGCTGGTTACCCTGTTGGCTTTCAGCGTCGGCTGGAGTCTCAATGTGGTCCTCGGTTTTACCGGGTGGCTGGTATGA
- a CDS encoding Fur family transcriptional regulator, giving the protein MADKREMFRNYISQQGLKLTRQREIILDEFLRAAAHLSTEELYHRVRKKHSHIGYATVYRTLKLLAECGLAKERDFGGGQSLYEVAHRGYHHDHLICVECGEIIEFENARIEELQKQVAHEHGFVMTDHRLEIYGRCAKCSSS; this is encoded by the coding sequence ATGGCCGACAAACGCGAGATGTTCCGAAATTATATCAGCCAGCAGGGACTCAAGCTTACGCGTCAGCGGGAAATCATTCTGGATGAATTTCTCCGTGCTGCCGCCCATCTGTCGACCGAGGAACTTTATCACCGGGTTCGAAAAAAGCATTCCCATATCGGCTATGCGACAGTTTACCGGACGCTCAAGCTGCTGGCGGAATGTGGCCTTGCCAAAGAGCGTGACTTTGGCGGCGGTCAGTCCCTTTACGAAGTCGCTCACCGCGGCTATCATCATGATCATCTCATCTGCGTTGAATGCGGTGAAATTATCGAGTTCGAGAATGCGCGTATCGAGGAACTGCAGAAACAGGTTGCACATGAGCATGGCTTCGTCATGACCGATCACCGTCTGGAAATATACGGCCGTTGCGCCAAGTGTTCCTCCTCCTGA
- a CDS encoding cytochrome c biogenesis CcdA family protein — protein sequence MQAGDITFWIAFSAGLASFVSPCVLPLIPSFITYITGLSFQQLQQSHPGSRVRWQVVLHCLLFIAGFSLVYTVMGVVAGSLFGLLQDGLRWVQKLGGLLVFLFGIHLTGLFHFGILLGEKRVHIHNKPAGYFGSFLVGLVFSAGWTPCTGPILGSVLTMAAGSSGSSLRGGILLASYSAGLGLPFLVSGLMFHGFLRFFNRFRKHIRLAEVLTGIMLMIVGLLLFFNGFSYLTAIFYQWLPVVG from the coding sequence ATGCAGGCGGGCGATATTACCTTCTGGATTGCTTTTTCGGCAGGACTGGCTTCGTTTGTCTCGCCGTGTGTGCTGCCGCTGATCCCATCCTTTATCACCTATATTACTGGGTTGAGTTTTCAGCAATTGCAGCAATCTCATCCCGGAAGCAGGGTTCGCTGGCAGGTGGTTTTGCACTGCCTGCTGTTCATCGCGGGTTTTTCATTGGTATATACCGTCATGGGAGTGGTTGCCGGCAGTCTTTTCGGCCTTTTGCAGGATGGTTTGCGTTGGGTTCAGAAGCTTGGAGGACTGCTTGTTTTTCTGTTCGGCATACATTTGACCGGGCTTTTTCACTTCGGCATTTTGCTGGGTGAAAAGCGTGTCCATATTCACAACAAGCCGGCCGGCTATTTTGGTTCGTTTCTTGTCGGTCTGGTTTTTTCAGCCGGATGGACACCCTGTACCGGGCCGATCCTCGGATCGGTGCTGACCATGGCGGCGGGATCTTCCGGAAGTTCCTTGCGTGGCGGCATCCTGCTCGCCAGCTATTCTGCCGGTCTGGGGTTGCCGTTTCTGGTTTCCGGCCTGATGTTTCACGGATTTCTGCGGTTTTTTAATCGCTTCCGCAAGCATATTCGTCTCGCCGAGGTGCTCACCGGCATCATGCTCATGATTGTAGGGCTTCTACTATTTTTTAATGGTTTCAGCTATTTGACCGCCATTTTTTATCAATGGCTGCCGGTTGTCGGGTGA
- a CDS encoding PaaI family thioesterase, translating to MKVLVDGDSPRNPADSQFEMEGWVDLAPFEKLVGMSIIEACDGRAVLTMPFVVKLSQGGGFLHGGALTALADTAAAMAVKTCLPVSTPFATRNLSMRFLAPVRQGTVTAAATVKQIDGRRYLVHVDLQDDQDHAVAEFTADFRLLRPATGVCGDAESLVAPAKPITEGRY from the coding sequence ATGAAAGTTCTGGTCGATGGCGACAGTCCGCGAAATCCCGCCGACTCTCAGTTCGAGATGGAAGGGTGGGTCGATCTGGCGCCGTTTGAAAAACTGGTGGGAATGTCCATTATCGAAGCCTGTGACGGGCGCGCTGTGTTGACGATGCCCTTTGTCGTAAAACTTTCTCAGGGGGGCGGCTTTTTGCACGGTGGTGCCTTGACCGCACTGGCCGATACGGCGGCCGCCATGGCGGTCAAAACCTGCTTGCCGGTCTCGACGCCTTTCGCGACCCGCAACCTCTCCATGCGGTTCCTCGCGCCGGTTCGCCAGGGTACGGTAACCGCTGCTGCCACGGTAAAGCAGATCGATGGCCGCCGGTACCTTGTCCACGTGGATCTTCAGGATGATCAGGACCATGCGGTGGCGGAATTCACTGCGGATTTCAGGCTGTTGCGGCCCGCTACGGGCGTGTGCGGCGATGCGGAAAGCTTGGTCGCCCCGGCAAAACCGATAACGGAAGGACGTTATTGA
- a CDS encoding AEC family transporter — MQHFLNTLNIILPVFAVITLGVILRRIGLIDQTFLQQINRLLYYVFLPLLLFYKISTADFATSFSPRLTLAMIATLSLGALLSYAAAYLLGYPPEDRGTFSQGGFRGNLAYVGLPIIMSAYGDAGFTRAGLLMGCLVPIINVWSILVHIMAQRHQQPERHWRLIRHQLLCNPLILGAAAGIFWNLAKWPVAGVAERSLHMVTAATLPLALLTIGGVFSPRQLQGDLKQAGLATLFKLVLFPMLNLLILLPMHLSTMDLGIAVLLAATPTAAASYVMAQELGGNPRLASSIIILSTLFSAVSVTLLLLLLSFLQGMPAS; from the coding sequence ATGCAGCACTTTTTAAACACCCTGAACATCATCCTGCCAGTGTTTGCCGTCATCACTCTCGGCGTCATTTTGCGTCGAATCGGCCTTATTGACCAGACTTTTCTGCAACAGATCAACCGACTGCTGTATTATGTTTTTCTGCCGCTGCTGCTTTTCTACAAAATCAGCACGGCCGACTTCGCGACAAGCTTCAGCCCCAGGCTCACCCTGGCCATGATTGCCACATTGAGCCTGGGGGCCCTGCTGTCCTATGCCGCCGCATACCTGCTCGGTTATCCGCCGGAGGATCGCGGCACTTTCAGTCAGGGCGGTTTCCGCGGCAACCTTGCCTATGTAGGACTGCCCATCATCATGAGCGCTTACGGCGACGCCGGTTTCACCCGGGCCGGACTTCTCATGGGATGCCTGGTTCCGATCATCAATGTGTGGTCCATTCTGGTGCATATCATGGCGCAGCGCCACCAGCAACCCGAACGGCATTGGCGCCTGATCCGCCATCAACTGCTGTGCAATCCGCTTATCCTCGGTGCTGCCGCGGGTATTTTCTGGAACCTGGCAAAATGGCCCGTAGCGGGCGTGGCCGAACGAAGCCTGCACATGGTTACGGCGGCAACCCTGCCCCTGGCCCTGCTGACCATCGGCGGCGTGTTTTCACCGCGACAGCTGCAGGGGGACTTGAAACAGGCCGGGCTCGCCACCCTATTCAAGCTGGTCCTGTTTCCAATGCTGAACCTGCTGATCCTCTTGCCGATGCACCTGTCCACGATGGATCTCGGCATCGCCGTGCTGCTTGCCGCCACGCCCACCGCCGCCGCGAGTTATGTCATGGCGCAGGAACTGGGTGGCAATCCCCGCCTGGCCAGTTCCATTATCATCCTCTCAACCCTGTTTTCGGCGGTGAGCGTCACACTGCTGCTGCTGCTGTTGAGCTTTCTGCAGGGCATGCCAGCCTCATAG